From Pleurocapsa minor HA4230-MV1, the proteins below share one genomic window:
- the msrB gene encoding peptide-methionine (R)-S-oxide reductase MsrB, which yields MTTSENQYEVQKTEQEWKETLTPEAFKVLRKHGTERAGTSPLDKVYDDGTYLCAACGQPLFTSDTKFNSGTGWPSFYQPLEQAIATTVDRTLFMTRTEVHCSRCGGHLGHVFSDGPKPTGQRYCMNGVSLKFVPEK from the coding sequence ATGACAACCTCCGAAAATCAATACGAAGTTCAAAAAACCGAGCAAGAGTGGAAAGAAACCCTCACTCCAGAAGCGTTTAAAGTGCTACGTAAGCACGGTACAGAAAGAGCAGGTACAAGTCCTCTAGACAAAGTTTATGACGATGGTACTTACCTTTGTGCGGCCTGTGGGCAACCTTTATTTACCTCCGATACAAAATTCAATAGTGGTACAGGATGGCCGAGTTTTTATCAGCCTTTAGAACAGGCGATCGCTACTACTGTTGACCGCACTCTCTTTATGACCAGAACAGAAGTACATTGTAGTCGCTGCGGTGGTCATTTAGGTCATGTCTTTAGTGATGGGCCTAAACCCACAGGACAACGCTACTGTATGAATGGAGTCTCCCTCAAGTTTGTGCCTGAAAAATAG
- a CDS encoding type II toxin-antitoxin system Phd/YefM family antitoxin produces MNVYSLTQIRNQHGEVFDKAQVEPILVTKQKRPSHVILSAQAYQKLIDRLEELEDRQLGETADKASSQSELVGSEAFTAALEKLSHA; encoded by the coding sequence ATGAATGTCTATTCCTTGACCCAAATTCGTAATCAACATGGAGAGGTGTTCGATAAAGCTCAAGTCGAACCAATATTAGTTACTAAACAAAAACGACCAAGCCACGTCATTTTATCCGCCCAAGCATACCAAAAACTAATCGATCGCCTCGAAGAACTAGAAGATCGACAGCTTGGAGAAACCGCAGACAAAGCGAGTAGCCAGTCAGAATTAGTTGGTAGCGAAGCTTTTACCGCAGCTTTAGAAAAGCTTTCCCATGCCTAA
- a CDS encoding helix-turn-helix transcriptional regulator gives MTELEYVPLEKLLDQISGRWTMYILWILDTNGTLRFGELKRQVEGISTKVLTERLRMLEKIGIIHRHYEATIPPKVSYELTERGKELSEPLYQLCELATRWYGDVTSHTMNYERKQF, from the coding sequence ATGACAGAGCTTGAATATGTTCCTTTAGAAAAGCTGCTCGATCAGATTTCAGGGCGTTGGACAATGTATATTCTATGGATTTTAGACACTAACGGTACACTTCGCTTTGGAGAATTAAAGCGTCAAGTTGAAGGAATTTCTACTAAAGTTTTAACCGAGAGATTAAGAATGTTAGAGAAGATTGGAATTATCCATCGCCACTATGAAGCAACAATTCCGCCAAAAGTAAGCTACGAATTAACTGAGCGAGGCAAAGAATTATCTGAGCCTTTATATCAGCTTTGTGAGTTGGCTACTCGCTGGTATGGAGATGTCACTTCCCACACTATGAACTATGAACGCAAACAATTTTAA
- a CDS encoding DUF4164 domain-containing protein, whose product MENPTIQTDLAQILSRLEGKIDKLDEKIDSKINKLDEKIDSKINKLDEKIDSKINKLDEKIDNLALGQAEIKGNIKALDERLSGEIKTLDTKTEQLNIRIGNVEFASRGILIGIAIVVLGGFGMFFWMSSKL is encoded by the coding sequence ATGGAAAACCCCACAATTCAAACAGACTTAGCGCAAATACTCAGCAGGCTCGAAGGTAAGATAGATAAACTGGACGAGAAGATAGACAGCAAAATAAATAAGTTAGACGAAAAGATAGACAGCAAGATAAATAAGCTAGACGAAAAGATAGACAGCAAGATAAATAAGTTAGACGAAAAGATAGATAATTTAGCTTTAGGTCAAGCCGAAATCAAAGGCAATATTAAAGCGCTAGATGAAAGATTATCAGGAGAAATCAAGACTTTAGATACCAAGACCGAACAGTTAAATATTAGAATAGGCAATGTAGAATTCGCTAGTCGCGGTATTTTGATTGGTATTGCCATAGTGGTACTTGGCGGTTTTGGAATGTTCTTTTGGATGTCCAGCAAGCTTTGA